In Anaerobacillus isosaccharinicus, one genomic interval encodes:
- a CDS encoding 2-isopropylmalate synthase, translating to MRKINVFDTTLRDGEQSAGVNLNFEEKLEIARQLERLNVDIIEAGFPASSPGDFRSVKAIADTIRGCSITGLSRSVQKDIDTTWEALKGGVEPRLHVFIATSPIHMTYKLKKTPDEVIETAVQSVRYAAKFFPHIQWSAEDACRSDLNFLVKIIEQVIDAGASVINIPDTVGYITPHEIGHVFSYLKENVRNIDRAILSTHCHDDLGMAVANSLSAIEHGAGQVECTINGIGERAGNASLEEIAVALKIRGDYYNAETRLILNEIKRTSSLVSKLTGMVVPNNKAVVGANAFAHESGIHQDGVLKEKSTYEIITPELVGVSSNRMVLGKHSGRHAFKEKIKELGYSVSEEELNRLFVAFKDLADKKKEVTEDDIFAILTEERVATSVAYYKVQQLQVNYGTNNIPTATITMTTPDGTELQEAATGSGSVEAIYNTLERMIDSKVLLLDYRIQSVSGGRDALAEVYVKIRFEEVETSGRGTAHDVLEASAKAYINAINRILNRKSKEEELSETVKI from the coding sequence GTGCGAAAAATTAATGTCTTTGATACGACATTAAGAGACGGTGAACAATCCGCTGGTGTAAATTTGAATTTTGAAGAAAAGCTTGAAATTGCAAGACAATTAGAGCGATTAAATGTAGATATAATTGAAGCGGGATTTCCCGCTTCATCCCCTGGTGATTTTCGTTCAGTAAAAGCCATTGCTGATACGATTAGAGGCTGCTCTATTACAGGATTATCTCGTTCCGTTCAAAAAGACATTGATACAACCTGGGAAGCGTTAAAAGGTGGAGTAGAACCGAGGCTACATGTTTTTATCGCGACCTCTCCCATTCATATGACATATAAATTAAAGAAAACGCCTGATGAAGTCATCGAAACAGCTGTTCAGTCTGTCCGTTATGCGGCTAAGTTTTTCCCCCATATTCAATGGTCAGCTGAAGATGCGTGCCGATCTGATTTGAATTTTTTAGTGAAGATTATTGAGCAAGTCATTGATGCTGGAGCGTCAGTTATTAACATCCCTGATACGGTTGGATACATCACACCTCATGAAATCGGTCACGTTTTCTCTTACTTAAAAGAAAATGTCCGTAATATTGATCGTGCTATTCTATCAACCCATTGCCATGATGATCTTGGGATGGCAGTAGCAAACTCTCTATCTGCTATTGAACATGGGGCAGGTCAAGTTGAATGTACGATTAATGGAATTGGTGAGCGTGCTGGGAATGCTTCACTAGAAGAAATCGCTGTAGCCTTAAAAATTCGTGGCGATTACTACAATGCAGAAACCCGCTTGATATTGAATGAGATTAAGAGAACAAGCTCACTTGTAAGTAAACTTACAGGGATGGTCGTTCCAAATAATAAAGCGGTTGTCGGAGCTAATGCGTTCGCTCATGAATCGGGTATCCACCAAGACGGTGTACTAAAAGAAAAATCAACCTATGAAATTATTACGCCAGAGCTTGTTGGTGTATCTTCAAATAGAATGGTGTTAGGAAAGCATTCAGGCCGACATGCCTTTAAAGAAAAAATTAAAGAACTTGGTTATAGCGTGAGTGAAGAAGAGTTAAATCGCCTTTTTGTTGCCTTTAAAGATTTAGCTGATAAAAAGAAAGAGGTTACAGAAGACGATATTTTTGCCATTCTTACTGAAGAACGGGTTGCGACAAGTGTTGCTTATTATAAAGTTCAACAATTACAAGTGAACTATGGTACGAATAACATACCAACAGCGACAATAACGATGACTACACCGGATGGTACTGAATTACAAGAAGCTGCAACAGGTTCAGGAAGTGTTGAAGCAATTTACAATACTTTAGAACGAATGATCGACTCGAAAGTTTTGTTACTAGATTACCGAATTCAATCAGTAAGTGGCGGTAGAGATGCCTTAGCCGAAGTTTATGTAAAAATTAGATTTGAAGAAGTTGAAACAAGTGGTCGGGGTACTGCTCATGACGTTTTAGAGGCATCTGCAAAAGCTTACATTAATGCAATTAACCGCATTTTAAATCGTAAATCGAAGGAAGAGGAATTATCTGAAACAGTTAAAATTTAG
- the leuB gene encoding 3-isopropylmalate dehydrogenase, which translates to MNKVITVIPGDGIGPEVIKSAIQVLDTVAEKFKHQFTYQYAKLGGIAIDEEGTPLPQSTIDLCKSSDGVLLGAVGGPKWDTLPGHMRPEKGLLGIRKALQLYANLRPVTAHNSLLDASTLKREVVEGVDLMIVRELTGGLYFGQPQERRQEVDGEAVVDTLYYKRSEIERIVKQAFELARLRSKKVTSVDKANVLESSRLWREVAEEVGANYPDVKLEHMLVDNAAMQLIRNPKQFDVVVTENMFGDILSDEASMLTGSLGMLPSASIGGEGPGLYEPIHGSAPDIAGQNKANPLATILSVAMMLRYSFNMSEEADAIEQAVTNVLEAGFRTGDIAEKDDKILNTEEMTEKVIENIQLAVTN; encoded by the coding sequence ATGAATAAAGTAATTACGGTAATTCCTGGTGATGGAATTGGACCAGAAGTTATCAAATCAGCTATTCAAGTGCTAGATACGGTTGCTGAAAAGTTTAAACACCAGTTTACGTATCAATATGCTAAATTAGGCGGAATCGCTATTGATGAAGAGGGAACACCTCTGCCACAAAGTACAATTGACCTTTGTAAAAGTAGTGACGGCGTTCTATTAGGCGCCGTTGGGGGACCAAAGTGGGATACACTACCAGGACATATGCGACCGGAGAAAGGTTTGCTAGGTATTCGTAAAGCATTACAACTATACGCAAACTTACGTCCAGTTACAGCTCATAATAGTTTACTTGATGCTTCAACTTTGAAAAGAGAAGTAGTTGAAGGTGTTGATTTAATGATTGTTCGTGAGTTGACAGGTGGGCTCTATTTTGGCCAACCTCAAGAACGTCGCCAAGAGGTAGATGGTGAAGCAGTAGTTGACACCCTCTATTATAAAAGATCTGAGATTGAAAGAATTGTGAAGCAAGCCTTCGAGCTAGCACGTCTTCGTAGCAAAAAAGTTACGTCAGTTGATAAAGCAAATGTACTTGAGTCAAGTAGGTTATGGAGGGAGGTAGCAGAAGAAGTAGGCGCTAACTATCCTGATGTAAAGTTAGAGCATATGCTTGTTGATAATGCAGCTATGCAGCTAATTCGTAACCCAAAGCAATTTGATGTTGTCGTAACAGAGAATATGTTTGGTGACATTTTAAGTGACGAAGCATCAATGCTTACTGGCTCTTTAGGGATGTTACCATCTGCAAGTATTGGTGGCGAGGGCCCTGGCCTTTACGAACCAATTCATGGCTCAGCACCTGATATCGCTGGTCAAAACAAAGCCAATCCTTTAGCGACAATTCTCTCTGTAGCCATGATGTTACGCTACTCGTTCAATATGAGTGAAGAAGCAGATGCGATTGAACAAGCCGTTACAAATGTTCTTGAAGCTGGCTTCCGTACAGGAGACATCGCAGAAAAAGACGACAAAATCCTAAATACCGAAGAAATGACAGAAAAAGTAATCGAAAATATTCAGTTGGCAGTAACAAATTAA
- the ilvN gene encoding acetolactate synthase small subunit → MKRIITATVNNVSGVLNRVTGMLARRNYNIESITVGHTENPAISRMTFVLVVDNKRSIEQVIKQLNKQVDVLKVSDITDESIISRELALIKVFATAQQRGEIAAVINPFRAVILDVGKETMTVQVTGDQQKIEALIDLLHPYGIKELARTGITAFKRGHKFSNNEHRISFIN, encoded by the coding sequence ATGAAAAGAATTATAACGGCAACAGTAAATAACGTTTCAGGCGTTTTGAACCGAGTTACCGGAATGCTTGCACGAAGAAACTACAATATTGAAAGTATAACTGTTGGTCACACAGAAAACCCCGCAATCTCTAGGATGACATTTGTTCTAGTGGTTGATAACAAAAGAAGTATTGAACAAGTAATCAAACAATTAAACAAGCAAGTTGATGTTTTAAAAGTTTCAGATATTACCGATGAATCTATTATTTCCAGAGAGCTTGCTTTAATCAAAGTCTTTGCAACAGCCCAGCAGAGGGGGGAAATTGCGGCTGTAATTAATCCATTCCGAGCGGTTATTTTAGATGTTGGTAAAGAGACAATGACCGTACAAGTAACGGGAGATCAACAAAAAATTGAAGCATTAATCGATTTACTTCATCCTTATGGAATTAAGGAGTTAGCAAGAACTGGGATTACAGCCTTCAAACGAGGACACAAATTTTCTAATAATGAACATAGAATTTCATTTATTAACTAA
- the leuD gene encoding 3-isopropylmalate dehydratase small subunit, whose protein sequence is MAGIVIHKGNVAALNRVNVDTDQIIPKQFLKRIERTGFGQFLFFDWRFNSDGTDNLNFELNQPHNNEATILVANHNFGCGSSREHAPWALQDYGFQVIIAPSFADIFYNNCVKNGILAIKLSEDEVELLLEKADKGVYELIVDLKQQTVKDDKGFSASFTIDQYWKEMLMNGWDEVSLTLNYETEIANYEKVNA, encoded by the coding sequence ATGGCTGGTATTGTAATTCATAAAGGAAATGTAGCTGCACTTAATCGCGTAAATGTAGATACTGATCAAATTATTCCGAAACAATTTTTAAAAAGAATTGAACGTACTGGATTTGGTCAATTTTTATTTTTCGATTGGCGCTTTAATTCAGATGGAACAGATAATTTAAATTTCGAGCTAAATCAACCTCATAATAATGAAGCAACTATTTTGGTTGCAAACCATAATTTCGGCTGTGGCTCGTCAAGAGAGCATGCGCCATGGGCACTACAAGATTATGGATTTCAAGTGATCATTGCGCCTAGCTTTGCAGATATTTTTTATAACAATTGTGTAAAAAATGGTATTTTAGCGATCAAGCTTAGCGAAGATGAAGTTGAACTATTATTAGAAAAAGCTGATAAAGGTGTTTATGAGTTAATTGTTGATCTTAAACAACAAACGGTTAAAGATGATAAAGGATTTTCTGCAAGTTTCACGATCGACCAGTATTGGAAAGAAATGTTGATGAATGGTTGGGATGAAGTTTCCTTAACATTAAATTATGAAACGGAAATCGCGAATTACGAAAAAGTAAACGCATAG
- the ilvC gene encoding ketol-acid reductoisomerase translates to MAKVYYNGDVNETVLQGKKVAVIGYGSQGHAHALNLKESGVDVVVGLRKGGSWDKAVADGHTVLPVSEAADVADLIMVLLPDEYQPRIYKEEIEPNLTAGKALVFAHGFNVHFSQIVPPANVDVFLVAPKGPGHLVRRTYTEGAGVPGLIAVYQDATGEAKELALAYAKQIGAARAGVLETTFQEETETDLFGEQAVLCGGTSALVKAGFETLVEAGYQPEVAYFECLHELKLIVDLMYESGLEGMRYSISDTAQWGDFVSGPRIVTDQTKQAMKDILSDIQTGKFAKGWILENQANRPEFNAINAREKQHPIEVVGRELREMMPFVKAKSKGVVTSAKN, encoded by the coding sequence ATGGCAAAGGTATATTATAACGGAGATGTTAATGAAACAGTATTACAAGGGAAAAAGGTAGCAGTAATTGGTTATGGGTCACAAGGTCATGCACATGCTTTAAACTTAAAAGAAAGCGGAGTCGATGTAGTAGTAGGTTTACGTAAGGGTGGTTCTTGGGATAAAGCTGTTGCAGATGGACATACGGTTTTACCTGTAAGTGAAGCGGCTGATGTGGCAGATCTAATTATGGTTCTTTTACCAGATGAATATCAACCGAGAATTTATAAAGAAGAAATTGAGCCAAATTTAACAGCAGGTAAAGCGTTAGTATTTGCCCATGGATTTAATGTTCATTTCAGTCAAATTGTTCCTCCTGCAAACGTTGATGTTTTTCTTGTTGCACCAAAAGGACCAGGTCATTTAGTACGTAGAACGTACACAGAAGGAGCTGGAGTACCTGGACTAATCGCTGTGTACCAAGATGCTACAGGTGAAGCTAAAGAGCTAGCTCTTGCTTATGCAAAACAAATTGGGGCAGCTCGTGCTGGAGTTTTAGAAACAACATTCCAAGAAGAAACAGAAACAGATCTTTTCGGGGAACAGGCAGTTCTTTGTGGTGGAACATCAGCACTAGTAAAGGCTGGTTTTGAAACATTAGTTGAAGCGGGTTACCAACCAGAAGTTGCTTATTTTGAGTGTTTACATGAGTTAAAACTAATTGTTGACCTTATGTATGAAAGTGGTTTAGAAGGAATGCGTTATTCAATCTCTGACACAGCTCAGTGGGGCGATTTTGTATCAGGTCCACGAATTGTTACTGATCAGACTAAGCAAGCAATGAAAGATATTTTATCTGACATTCAAACAGGTAAATTTGCAAAAGGCTGGATTTTAGAAAACCAAGCAAATCGTCCTGAATTTAACGCAATCAATGCTAGAGAAAAGCAGCACCCAATTGAGGTAGTTGGAAGAGAACTTAGAGAGATGATGCCATTTGTAAAGGCAAAGTCTAAAGGTGTGGTGACAAGTGCGAAAAATTAA
- a CDS encoding tetratricopeptide repeat protein — MNEEQKKLQENVVLFPGVVEKLVGKGMEALKEKKFSDALSFFEQALEIDPDHPQGRFGVALSLIEQSRLDEAKAVTEKMLKEDIGSYYDILQVHISLLVQLGQYDDVVAMLEGIMGEEKLPANLAESFYHLLHFSRQMVDDGPLIDVTEEIQVPPEDLVHMLNTGVPEKQWLAIQMLGKLPGQVFFEAITQFLKTEEHDPVLKSMVLQLLKEKNIEEKVEIHKFGKIIIKNVSDLENVFHEKFGKDTLVLVSEHLESENPSLYEMISHVWWHYLFALYPISPEPLNTKLWAAAIHKIGGEMTGMDIDELQIAKQYHVDLEEMLQCSLKIMEIEQGAFKG; from the coding sequence ATGAATGAGGAGCAGAAAAAACTACAAGAAAATGTCGTTTTATTTCCAGGGGTTGTGGAAAAGCTTGTGGGGAAAGGGATGGAAGCGTTAAAAGAAAAAAAGTTTTCAGATGCACTTTCCTTTTTTGAACAAGCACTAGAAATAGACCCAGACCACCCACAAGGAAGATTCGGTGTTGCTTTGAGCCTTATAGAACAAAGTAGATTGGATGAAGCCAAAGCCGTTACTGAGAAGATGCTTAAAGAGGATATCGGTAGCTACTATGACATTCTTCAAGTTCATATTTCTTTATTAGTTCAATTAGGACAATATGATGATGTTGTGGCAATGCTAGAAGGAATTATGGGAGAAGAAAAATTACCAGCAAATTTAGCTGAATCATTCTATCATCTTTTGCATTTTAGTAGGCAAATGGTAGACGATGGTCCACTTATTGATGTAACAGAAGAAATTCAAGTTCCTCCAGAAGATTTAGTACATATGTTAAACACAGGGGTACCTGAAAAGCAATGGTTAGCGATACAAATGCTTGGAAAATTGCCTGGTCAAGTTTTTTTTGAGGCAATTACACAATTTCTAAAAACCGAAGAGCATGACCCTGTCTTGAAAAGTATGGTATTACAACTGCTTAAGGAAAAAAACATAGAAGAAAAAGTAGAAATACATAAGTTCGGTAAAATCATTATTAAGAATGTTTCAGACTTAGAAAATGTCTTTCATGAAAAATTCGGTAAAGATACGTTGGTACTTGTATCTGAACACCTTGAAAGTGAGAACCCTAGTTTATATGAAATGATTAGCCATGTTTGGTGGCATTATCTATTTGCACTTTACCCTATCTCACCTGAACCACTTAACACGAAACTTTGGGCTGCAGCGATACATAAAATAGGTGGAGAAATGACAGGAATGGATATAGATGAATTGCAAATTGCAAAGCAATATCATGTGGATTTAGAAGAAATGCTTCAATGTTCTTTGAAAATCATGGAAATAGAACAAGGAGCTTTTAAAGGATAG
- the ilvB gene encoding acetolactate synthase large subunit, with protein sequence MSTKLRKNEVIASFEKKMMTGSSMLVEALKEEKVEVIFGYPGGAILPTFDEIYKDGIRHILARHEQGAIHAAEGYARVSGKPGVVVVTSGPGATNVVTGIADAMMDSLPLVVISGQVSTAVIGTDAFQESDVIGITMPITKHNYQVRDVNELPRIIKEAFHIATTGRPGPVLIDLPKDVSLETGLFDYSKEVNLPGYQPTIMPNKLQIRKLVEAVSSAKKPVMLVGAGVLHAKGSKELLEYAEQQQIPIATTLLGLGAFPGNHELFLGMAGMHGTYAANMAIYQSDLLISMGSRFDDRVTGNLQKFAPNAKVAHIDIDPAEIGKNIETQIPIVADAKEALKELVAQNGVKGQNSVWNEDLKQLKQEFPLWFTEDPTVIKPQQLIERIYEKTNGEAIVTTDVGQHQMWTAQFFKFNKPNRWVTSGGLGTMGFGFPAAIGAQLAEPNTPVIAFMGDAGFQMTLQELSLLQELRLPVKLVIVNNASLGMVRQWQQLFFEERYSNSLVPVQPDFVKLAEAYDIKGMRVDNVADLDRAVEEMLNHDGPVLVDFRVAQKENVYPMVAPGAGLHEMIGVKPQ encoded by the coding sequence ATGAGCACCAAGTTGAGGAAAAATGAAGTTATTGCTAGTTTTGAAAAGAAAATGATGACAGGATCATCGATGTTGGTCGAAGCGTTAAAGGAAGAAAAAGTAGAGGTTATATTTGGGTACCCGGGTGGAGCGATTTTACCTACTTTTGACGAAATTTATAAAGATGGTATTCGACACATTTTAGCAAGACATGAACAAGGAGCGATCCACGCAGCAGAGGGCTATGCAAGAGTTTCTGGTAAACCAGGTGTTGTAGTTGTAACATCAGGCCCAGGTGCCACGAATGTTGTCACAGGTATTGCAGACGCAATGATGGACTCTCTCCCGCTAGTTGTTATTAGTGGGCAAGTTTCTACAGCTGTAATTGGTACAGATGCTTTTCAAGAGTCAGATGTGATTGGAATTACGATGCCAATTACAAAACATAATTATCAAGTAAGGGACGTCAATGAACTACCAAGAATTATTAAAGAGGCATTCCATATTGCCACTACCGGTAGACCTGGGCCAGTTTTAATCGATCTTCCTAAAGATGTTTCCCTTGAAACTGGGTTGTTTGATTACAGCAAAGAAGTTAACTTACCAGGTTATCAACCAACAATTATGCCAAATAAACTTCAAATCAGAAAGCTTGTTGAAGCTGTTAGTAGTGCAAAAAAGCCTGTGATGTTAGTAGGGGCTGGTGTATTACATGCAAAAGGCTCTAAGGAATTATTAGAATATGCCGAACAACAACAAATACCCATTGCAACCACGTTACTAGGTTTAGGTGCTTTTCCAGGAAACCACGAGTTATTTTTAGGAATGGCAGGTATGCATGGTACGTATGCGGCAAATATGGCTATCTATCAAAGTGATCTATTAATTAGTATGGGTAGTCGATTTGATGATCGGGTAACGGGAAATCTACAAAAGTTTGCTCCAAATGCTAAGGTTGCGCATATTGATATCGATCCAGCTGAGATCGGGAAAAATATTGAAACACAGATACCAATCGTTGCAGATGCGAAAGAAGCATTAAAAGAGTTAGTTGCTCAGAATGGTGTTAAAGGTCAAAACTCTGTTTGGAATGAAGATTTGAAGCAGCTTAAACAAGAATTCCCACTTTGGTTTACTGAAGATCCTACTGTCATTAAGCCTCAACAGCTTATTGAGCGTATATACGAAAAAACAAATGGAGAAGCGATTGTTACGACGGACGTAGGACAGCATCAAATGTGGACTGCACAGTTTTTTAAATTTAATAAACCAAATCGTTGGGTAACATCTGGCGGGTTAGGAACAATGGGCTTTGGTTTCCCAGCAGCGATTGGCGCACAGTTAGCAGAGCCAAATACTCCTGTTATTGCCTTTATGGGTGACGCTGGGTTCCAAATGACATTACAGGAATTATCCCTTCTTCAAGAATTGCGACTACCTGTAAAGCTTGTCATTGTAAATAATGCTTCTTTAGGAATGGTTCGTCAGTGGCAACAGTTATTTTTTGAAGAACGCTATTCTAACTCATTAGTTCCTGTTCAACCAGACTTTGTGAAGTTGGCAGAAGCATATGACATTAAGGGAATGAGAGTTGACAATGTAGCCGATTTGGACCGAGCGGTCGAAGAGATGCTTAATCATGATGGTCCAGTATTAGTAGATTTCCGCGTTGCCCAAAAGGAAAATGTGTATCCGATGGTTGCGCCTGGTGCTGGGTTACATGAAATGATTGGGGTGAAACCACAATGA
- the leuC gene encoding 3-isopropylmalate dehydratase large subunit, with translation MTKKTIIEKIWEKHTVVDEPGKPNLLYIDLHMVHEVTSPQAFEGLRLKGRKVRRPDLSFATMDHNVPTVDRYTITDEIAKKQMDTLSENCREFGIKIADLNSPDNGIVHVIGPELGLTQPGKTIVCGDSHTSTHGAFGALAFGIGTSEVEHVLSTQTLWQTKPKTLQVHVKGALPLGVTAKDVILAIIAKFGVNFGTGSVIEFTGEAIRNMTMEERMTICNMSIEAGAKAGLIAPDEVTFEYLEGKEFAPKGEEFKKAVAKWKELVTDDGAEYDQTVEIEASEIEPQVTWGTNPSQGVGINGFVPNPADAINSADKKAIEQGLEYMGLTPGFSMKDVEVQHVFIGSCTNSRMSDLRAAASVAKGRKVAPGVRAMVVPGSQKIKLQAEAEGLDQIFLEAGFEWRESGCSMCLSMNPDFVPEGERCASTSNRNFEGRQGKGARTHLVSPAMAAAAAIAGKFVDVRTFSEATV, from the coding sequence ATGACTAAGAAAACAATTATCGAAAAAATCTGGGAAAAGCATACGGTTGTTGATGAACCTGGTAAGCCGAACCTTTTATATATTGATCTTCATATGGTCCACGAAGTAACTTCCCCTCAAGCATTTGAGGGATTACGTTTAAAAGGAAGAAAAGTTCGCCGTCCTGATCTTTCATTTGCCACAATGGATCATAACGTACCTACAGTAGATCGATATACAATTACTGATGAAATTGCTAAGAAACAGATGGATACTTTATCAGAAAACTGCCGCGAGTTTGGTATTAAGATTGCAGATTTGAATAGCCCTGATAATGGGATTGTTCATGTTATTGGTCCGGAGCTTGGTCTAACTCAACCTGGTAAAACCATTGTCTGTGGTGACAGTCATACATCAACACATGGAGCTTTTGGGGCATTAGCATTTGGGATCGGTACAAGTGAGGTAGAACATGTCTTAAGTACGCAAACGCTATGGCAAACAAAGCCAAAAACATTACAAGTTCACGTAAAAGGTGCCTTACCGCTTGGGGTTACAGCAAAAGACGTAATTTTAGCGATCATTGCAAAATTCGGTGTGAACTTTGGAACTGGTTCTGTTATTGAATTTACAGGAGAAGCAATTCGAAATATGACGATGGAAGAACGAATGACCATCTGTAATATGAGTATTGAAGCTGGAGCGAAAGCTGGATTAATTGCTCCGGATGAAGTTACATTTGAATACTTAGAAGGAAAAGAGTTTGCCCCTAAAGGAGAAGAGTTTAAAAAAGCAGTTGCCAAGTGGAAAGAGCTAGTAACTGATGATGGGGCTGAGTACGACCAAACTGTTGAGATCGAAGCAAGTGAAATTGAACCTCAAGTTACATGGGGAACGAACCCTTCCCAAGGGGTCGGAATAAACGGCTTTGTACCTAATCCAGCAGACGCAATAAATTCAGCTGATAAAAAGGCGATTGAACAAGGTCTTGAATATATGGGTCTTACTCCTGGTTTTTCAATGAAAGACGTAGAAGTTCAGCATGTTTTTATAGGATCATGTACAAATTCACGCATGAGTGATTTAAGAGCGGCTGCTAGTGTTGCTAAAGGAAGAAAAGTTGCCCCAGGTGTTAGAGCAATGGTTGTTCCGGGTTCACAAAAAATAAAGTTACAAGCAGAAGCGGAAGGTTTGGATCAAATCTTTTTAGAAGCAGGTTTTGAGTGGCGTGAATCTGGTTGTAGTATGTGTTTAAGTATGAACCCTGACTTCGTTCCTGAAGGCGAACGTTGCGCATCTACTTCAAACCGAAACTTTGAAGGAAGACAAGGAAAAGGCGCTAGAACGCACCTTGTTAGTCCGGCAATGGCAGCTGCTGCAGCTATTGCAGGGAAATTTGTTGATGTTCGTACTTTTTCAGAGGCAACTGTTTAA
- the ilvD gene encoding dihydroxy-acid dehydratase, with the protein MRSDMIKKGVDRAPHRSLLRATGVSEEDMNKPFIGVCNSYIDIIPGHVHLNEFAKVVKAAIREAGGVPFEFNTIGVDDGIAMGHIGMRYSLPSREIICDSAETVINAHWFDGVFYIPNCDKITPGMLMAAVRTNVPSVFVTGGPMEAGRTKDGKSLSLASVFEGVGAFQSGKMSREELLEIESSACPTCGSCSGMFTANSMNCLMEMVGMALPGNGTIVATSDDRKRLIKEAAKHLMNLIEKDIRPRDIITKEAIDDAFALDMAMGGSTNTVLHTLAIANEAEIEYDLTRINEVAQKVPYLSKISPASDYSMQDVHAAGGVSAIIKELCSIEGAIHPDRITITGKSLYENVKDAEITNDEVIRRKDNPYSPVGGLSILFGNIAPDGGVIKVGGVDPSIQTFDGKAIVFNSQDEALEGINDGSVKEGHVVVIRYEGPKGGPGMPEMLAPTSSIMGRGLGTKVALITDGRFSGASRGVSIGHISPEAADGGPIALVENGDRIVIDLPNRTIHLDVSEEVLANRKATWVEPEPKVKKGYLARYSKLVTSANTGGVMKY; encoded by the coding sequence ATGCGCAGTGATATGATAAAAAAAGGTGTTGACCGTGCACCACATCGAAGTTTGTTGAGAGCAACAGGTGTAAGCGAAGAAGATATGAATAAACCATTCATTGGTGTCTGTAATTCATATATCGATATCATTCCAGGTCACGTTCACTTAAATGAATTTGCTAAAGTTGTTAAGGCAGCAATTCGAGAAGCAGGCGGCGTGCCGTTTGAGTTTAATACAATTGGCGTTGATGATGGAATAGCAATGGGCCATATTGGGATGCGCTATTCATTACCATCAAGAGAAATTATTTGTGACTCTGCTGAGACAGTCATAAACGCCCACTGGTTTGATGGAGTATTTTATATTCCTAACTGTGACAAGATTACTCCAGGGATGTTAATGGCAGCAGTTAGAACAAATGTCCCTTCAGTGTTTGTAACAGGTGGTCCAATGGAGGCCGGTCGTACGAAAGATGGTAAAAGTCTTTCACTAGCTTCTGTATTTGAAGGTGTTGGCGCTTTTCAATCAGGAAAGATGTCTCGAGAAGAACTGTTAGAAATTGAATCATCAGCATGCCCAACATGTGGGTCATGTTCAGGGATGTTTACGGCAAATTCAATGAACTGTTTAATGGAAATGGTAGGAATGGCTTTACCAGGAAACGGTACAATTGTTGCAACCTCTGATGATCGTAAGAGATTAATTAAAGAGGCAGCCAAACATCTTATGAACTTAATTGAAAAAGATATTCGTCCAAGAGATATTATTACGAAAGAAGCTATTGATGATGCCTTTGCTTTAGATATGGCAATGGGTGGATCGACAAATACAGTTCTACACACATTAGCAATCGCTAATGAAGCTGAAATTGAATACGACTTAACGCGAATAAATGAAGTTGCCCAAAAGGTTCCTTACTTATCAAAAATAAGTCCTGCTTCAGATTACTCGATGCAAGATGTTCATGCAGCAGGTGGAGTAAGTGCCATTATTAAAGAGCTTTGCTCGATTGAAGGCGCTATTCACCCAGACCGAATTACAATTACAGGCAAGTCGTTATATGAAAATGTTAAAGATGCAGAAATTACAAACGACGAAGTCATACGTAGAAAAGATAATCCTTATAGCCCTGTTGGTGGTTTGTCGATATTATTTGGAAACATTGCCCCAGACGGTGGAGTGATTAAAGTTGGCGGTGTAGATCCTAGCATTCAAACATTTGATGGGAAAGCGATAGTTTTCAACTCACAGGATGAAGCATTAGAGGGAATAAATGATGGTTCTGTAAAGGAAGGTCATGTCGTAGTTATTAGATACGAAGGGCCAAAAGGTGGCCCAGGAATGCCTGAGATGTTAGCTCCTACCTCATCGATTATGGGGAGAGGACTAGGAACAAAAGTAGCTTTAATCACAGACGGAAGATTTTCCGGTGCATCAAGAGGAGTTTCGATCGGTCATATATCTCCTGAAGCTGCTGATGGTGGGCCAATTGCATTAGTAGAAAATGGTGACAGAATCGTGATTGATCTACCGAATCGAACCATCCATTTAGATGTATCTGAAGAAGTTTTAGCTAATCGTAAAGCTACTTGGGTAGAGCCTGAGCCTAAAGTGAAAAAAGGGTACTTAGCCCGTTACTCGAAGCTAGTCACATCTGCTAATACTGGTGGAGTCATGAAATATTAA